A stretch of the Oceanicola sp. D3 genome encodes the following:
- a CDS encoding P1 family peptidase yields the protein MKPGPRNLITDVAGLRVGNATNAQVKSGVTALVGDDPFTAAVHVMGGAPGTRETDLLAPDKLVQKVDALVLSGGSAFGLDAASGVADGLRAQGKGYQVGEAVVPIVPGAILFDLLNGGDKGWKENPYKSLGRMALDAAGTTFKLGSVGCGTGATTATLKGGLGSASLVLESGITVGAVVGVNAVGSAVEGRGPRFWAGAWEMAGEFGGLGGPETTDPGFEPSLEKLAGEATTIAIVATDAALDSAQCQRMAVAAHDGMARALVPSHTPFDGDLVFGAATGRKALTDPDWDSLRIGHAAATCLARAIARGVYAATPAKGDTLPTWREAFA from the coding sequence ATGAAACCGGGTCCACGCAATCTCATCACCGATGTCGCCGGGCTGCGCGTCGGCAATGCCACCAACGCACAGGTCAAATCCGGCGTCACCGCACTGGTGGGGGATGATCCCTTCACCGCCGCCGTGCACGTCATGGGTGGCGCGCCCGGCACCCGGGAGACAGACCTGCTCGCCCCCGACAAGCTGGTGCAAAAGGTCGATGCGCTGGTGCTCTCCGGCGGCTCCGCCTTCGGGCTCGATGCCGCCTCGGGCGTGGCTGACGGGCTGCGCGCGCAAGGGAAGGGCTATCAGGTGGGCGAGGCGGTTGTGCCCATCGTGCCCGGCGCGATCCTCTTTGATCTGCTCAACGGCGGCGACAAGGGCTGGAAGGAAAACCCCTACAAGTCCCTAGGCCGCATGGCACTCGATGCGGCGGGCACCACCTTCAAACTCGGCTCCGTGGGCTGCGGCACCGGTGCGACCACGGCCACGCTGAAAGGCGGGCTCGGCTCTGCCTCGCTGGTGCTGGAGAGCGGCATCACCGTGGGCGCGGTCGTCGGGGTCAACGCGGTTGGCTCGGCAGTAGAGGGCCGTGGCCCCCGCTTTTGGGCCGGGGCCTGGGAGATGGCGGGCGAGTTCGGCGGTCTCGGCGGCCCCGAAACAACAGACCCGGGCTTTGAGCCTTCGCTGGAAAAGCTGGCAGGCGAAGCCACCACCATAGCCATCGTCGCCACCGATGCGGCGCTCGATTCTGCGCAATGTCAGCGCATGGCCGTGGCCGCCCATGATGGCATGGCCCGCGCCCTCGTGCCCTCGCACACCCCGTTTGATGGCGATCTCGTCTTCGGTGCCGCCACCGGCCGCAAGGCCCTGACGGACCCGGATTGGGACAGTCTGCGCATCGGCCACGCAGCGGCCACCTGCCTCGCCCGCGCCATCGCCCGGGGCGTCTATGCCGCCACACCCGCCAAGGGAGATACGCTGCCCACATGGCGGGAGGCCTTCGCGTAG
- a CDS encoding FadR/GntR family transcriptional regulator, whose product MPFQPVIAARLSEAVVEQIELLILRGVLRPGERLPAERDLAERMGVSRPSLREALGSLQEKGLLEARAGAGVFVAEELRSVFPPALVRLFAGHREAVVDYIGFRRDLEGQAAERAAVHGTEADHAVIARALEAMEAAHGRRSSAEEEAELDAGFHMAILEAAHNVVLLHMMRAMFGLLREGVFYNRQIMFRNQPTRSRLLEQHRSIAAAILGRDPAAARAAVEAHLDFVEQALAEQVKAEGHEAVARQRLEKMGGA is encoded by the coding sequence ATGCCGTTCCAACCTGTCATCGCCGCCCGCCTGAGCGAGGCCGTGGTGGAGCAGATCGAGCTGTTGATCCTGCGCGGCGTGCTGCGCCCGGGAGAGCGGCTGCCTGCAGAACGTGACCTTGCCGAGCGCATGGGCGTGTCGCGGCCCTCGCTGCGCGAGGCCTTGGGCAGCCTACAAGAAAAAGGGTTGCTGGAAGCGCGGGCAGGCGCGGGTGTGTTTGTGGCCGAGGAGTTGCGCTCGGTCTTTCCGCCGGCGCTGGTGCGGCTGTTTGCCGGGCACCGGGAGGCGGTGGTGGATTACATCGGCTTTCGCCGCGATCTGGAGGGGCAGGCTGCCGAGCGTGCGGCGGTGCATGGGACCGAGGCGGACCATGCGGTGATTGCGCGCGCGCTGGAGGCGATGGAGGCGGCCCACGGGCGACGCTCCAGCGCCGAGGAAGAGGCAGAGCTGGATGCGGGCTTTCACATGGCGATTTTGGAGGCGGCGCATAACGTGGTGCTGCTCCACATGATGCGGGCGATGTTCGGGCTGCTGCGGGAGGGCGTTTTCTACAACCGGCAGATCATGTTCCGGAACCAGCCAACGCGCAGCCGCTTGCTGGAGCAGCATCGCTCGATTGCCGCAGCGATCCTTGGGCGCGACCCGGCGGCGGCACGGGCGGCGGTGGAGGCGCATCTGGACTTTGTGGAGCAGGCGCTGGCCGAGCAGGTGAAGGCCGAGGGCCACGAGGCCGTGGCCCGGCAGCGGTTGGAGAAGATGGGCGGCGCGTAG
- a CDS encoding OmpA family protein: MIRNSLMISAATVTLLAGCEGVGPKTQNGALAGAAVGALAGVALGDDEESRRRGAVLGAAVGAGVGGAIGANLDKQARELDQNLDGRIDVVNTGDRLIVTMPQDILFATDSTALSAVLQDDLYTLARSLNDYPNTTVQVIGHTDSTGAASYNQDLSERRALAVRSVLLNGGVSSGRVQAIGRGEQQNIETNQTPEGRAANRRVEIIIIPNT, translated from the coding sequence ATGATCCGCAATTCACTGATGATTTCCGCCGCCACCGTGACCCTTCTTGCAGGGTGCGAAGGCGTTGGCCCGAAAACCCAGAACGGGGCGCTTGCCGGCGCTGCCGTGGGCGCGCTGGCTGGCGTGGCACTGGGCGATGATGAAGAGAGCCGCCGCCGCGGTGCCGTTCTGGGCGCGGCCGTGGGCGCAGGCGTGGGCGGTGCCATTGGCGCAAACCTCGACAAGCAGGCCCGCGAGCTGGACCAGAACCTCGACGGACGGATCGACGTGGTGAACACCGGCGACCGGCTGATCGTGACCATGCCGCAGGACATCCTTTTCGCCACCGACAGCACCGCGCTCTCGGCCGTGCTTCAGGATGACCTCTACACGCTGGCGCGCTCGCTGAACGACTACCCGAACACCACCGTGCAGGTGATCGGCCATACAGACAGCACCGGCGCGGCCTCTTACAACCAGGATCTCTCGGAGCGCCGGGCGCTGGCCGTGCGGAGCGTGCTGCTGAATGGCGGCGTCTCCTCTGGCCGTGTGCAGGCCATCGGGCGGGGCGAGCAGCAGAATATTGAGACTAATCAGACGCCTGAAGGCCGTGCCGCGAACCGCCGGGTCGAGATCATTATCATCCCGAACACCTGA
- a CDS encoding bifunctional helix-turn-helix domain-containing protein/methylated-DNA--[protein]-cysteine S-methyltransferase, whose protein sequence is MNAPVREMEESYHYQVMRRALDVIDGAEGNLTLEALAGEMRMSQAHFQRLFSQWVGVSPKRYQQYLTLGHAKALLRERFTTLEAADEVGLSGSGRLHDLFLRWEAMSPGEYAKGGAGLEIRWGWFESPFGPALVMGTEKGICGIALAAEMGPEAAMEDLRGRWPGAVFTEDPMALRPWVQSAFGAEGRVEETPLFLIGAPFQIKVWEALMQVPTGHVTTYSEIAKAVGNPRAVRAVGTAVGRNPVSFLIPCHRAMRKSGGLGGYHWGLPVKRTILAWEAARREGLAAG, encoded by the coding sequence ATGAATGCACCCGTGAGAGAGATGGAAGAGAGCTACCACTATCAGGTGATGCGCCGGGCGCTCGATGTGATCGACGGGGCCGAGGGCAATTTGACGCTTGAGGCGCTGGCGGGGGAGATGCGCATGAGCCAAGCGCATTTTCAGCGGTTGTTCAGCCAGTGGGTTGGGGTGAGCCCGAAGCGGTATCAGCAATATCTGACCCTTGGCCACGCCAAGGCGCTGCTGCGCGAGCGGTTTACCACGTTGGAGGCGGCCGATGAGGTGGGGCTAAGCGGCTCGGGGCGGCTGCATGACCTGTTCTTGCGCTGGGAGGCGATGAGCCCGGGCGAGTATGCCAAGGGCGGTGCGGGCCTGGAAATTCGCTGGGGCTGGTTTGAAAGCCCTTTCGGCCCGGCGTTGGTTATGGGGACCGAAAAGGGGATTTGCGGCATTGCCCTGGCCGCCGAGATGGGGCCGGAGGCGGCGATGGAGGACCTGCGGGGGCGCTGGCCGGGGGCTGTCTTCACGGAAGATCCGATGGCGTTGCGGCCTTGGGTGCAGAGCGCCTTTGGCGCTGAGGGCCGGGTGGAGGAGACGCCGCTGTTTTTGATCGGCGCGCCGTTTCAGATCAAGGTCTGGGAGGCGCTGATGCAGGTGCCGACGGGCCATGTGACGACCTATTCGGAGATCGCCAAGGCGGTGGGCAACCCGCGTGCCGTCAGGGCTGTGGGTACGGCGGTGGGGCGCAATCCGGTGAGCTTTTTGATCCCCTGCCACCGGGCGATGCGCAAATCGGGCGGATTGGGCGGCTATCACTGGGGGCTGCCGGTGAAGCGGACGATCCTGGCGTGGGAAGCCGCGCGGCGCGAGGGGTTGGCGGCGGGGTGA
- the nth gene encoding endonuclease III, with protein sequence MPAPVMTYHQISEVFARFAAQEAEPKGELEHTNAYTLVVAVALSAQATDVGVNKATRALFEVADTPQKMLDLGLDGLTEHIKTIGLFRQKAKNVMKLSQILVDDYGGEVPSSREALVSLPGVGRKTANVVLNMWFKHPAQAVDTHIFRVGNRTGIAPGKDVDAVERAIEDRIPAEYQQHAHHWLILHGRYTCKARKPLCGTCLIRDICLFEEKTL encoded by the coding sequence ATGCCTGCGCCCGTCATGACATATCACCAGATCTCCGAGGTCTTCGCCCGCTTCGCCGCGCAAGAGGCCGAGCCCAAGGGCGAGCTGGAGCACACCAACGCCTACACGCTGGTTGTTGCCGTGGCGCTCTCGGCCCAAGCCACCGACGTGGGCGTCAACAAGGCCACCCGCGCGCTTTTCGAGGTGGCCGACACGCCGCAAAAGATGCTCGACCTCGGGCTCGACGGCCTCACCGAGCACATCAAAACCATCGGCCTCTTCCGCCAGAAGGCGAAGAACGTGATGAAACTGAGCCAGATCCTCGTCGATGACTACGGCGGCGAGGTGCCCAGCTCCCGCGAGGCGCTTGTCTCGCTCCCCGGCGTGGGCCGCAAAACCGCCAACGTGGTGCTCAACATGTGGTTCAAACACCCGGCACAGGCGGTCGATACCCACATCTTCCGCGTCGGCAACCGCACCGGCATCGCCCCCGGCAAGGATGTCGACGCCGTCGAACGCGCGATCGAAGACCGGATCCCCGCCGAGTACCAGCAACACGCCCACCACTGGCTCATCCTGCACGGCCGCTACACCTGCAAGGCCCGCAAACCGCTCTGCGGCACCTGCCTCATCCGTGACATCTGCCTTTTTGAGGAGAAGACCCTGTGA
- a CDS encoding RidA family protein, which yields MSRTLVSSGSYLEPIMGFSRAVRVGNHVSVAGTAPIAEGGGTHGVGDVAAQTRRCFEISLKALAEAGAGPEHVTRCRLMLTDISRWREAAEVHGEIFSAIRPVLTVVEVSAFVEPDWLVETEIDAIITETPE from the coding sequence GTGAGTCGCACCCTTGTCTCTTCCGGCTCCTACCTTGAGCCGATCATGGGCTTCTCCCGTGCCGTGCGGGTGGGCAACCATGTGTCGGTCGCGGGCACCGCGCCCATCGCCGAGGGCGGCGGCACCCACGGGGTCGGCGACGTGGCCGCGCAGACTCGCCGCTGCTTCGAGATCAGCCTGAAGGCGCTGGCCGAGGCGGGCGCGGGGCCAGAGCACGTCACCCGCTGCCGCCTCATGCTCACCGACATCAGCCGCTGGAGGGAGGCCGCCGAAGTGCATGGCGAGATCTTCTCCGCCATCCGCCCCGTCCTCACTGTTGTCGAGGTTTCCGCCTTCGTGGAACCCGACTGGCTGGTGGAAACCGAAATCGACGCCATCATCACGGAGACACCTGAATGA
- a CDS encoding adenosine kinase, whose protein sequence is MTTQYDVVGIGNAIVDVISHGDDSFLDNMGIEKGIMQLVERKRAEVLYAAMTDRVQTPGGSVANTLAGLGTLGLATAFVGRVKDDALGRFYAENMELEGTTFPNPPVEDASQPPTSRSMIFVSPDGERSMNTYLGCGAEFGEDDVDVSVMENTRYLFLEGYLFDKDKGKRAFMAAANACHHAGGKAGITLSDPFCVDRHRDSFRELIENDMDYTIGNEAEWKSLYQTESLQTALDEAAMICPVVVCTRSGDPVILIREGERVEVPVEKVTPVDATGAGDQFAAGFLYGLATGQTLEMSGRMGVTAAAEVIRHIGPRPKRPLREVFHDAGLL, encoded by the coding sequence ATGACCACCCAATACGACGTCGTCGGCATCGGCAACGCCATCGTCGATGTCATCTCCCACGGCGATGACAGCTTTCTGGATAACATGGGCATAGAGAAGGGCATCATGCAGCTTGTCGAGCGCAAGCGCGCCGAGGTGCTCTACGCCGCAATGACCGACCGGGTGCAAACCCCGGGCGGCTCGGTGGCCAACACGCTGGCGGGGCTGGGTACGCTGGGGCTGGCCACCGCCTTCGTCGGCCGGGTGAAGGATGACGCGCTGGGCCGCTTCTACGCCGAGAACATGGAGCTCGAAGGCACCACCTTCCCCAACCCGCCGGTCGAGGATGCCAGCCAGCCCCCCACCTCCCGCTCGATGATCTTCGTCTCCCCCGATGGCGAACGCTCGATGAACACCTACCTCGGCTGCGGCGCCGAGTTCGGCGAGGATGACGTGGACGTCTCGGTGATGGAGAACACCCGTTATCTCTTCCTCGAGGGCTACCTTTTCGACAAGGACAAGGGCAAACGCGCCTTCATGGCCGCCGCCAATGCCTGCCACCACGCGGGCGGCAAAGCGGGCATCACCCTGTCAGACCCGTTCTGTGTGGATCGCCACCGCGACAGCTTCCGCGAGCTGATCGAAAACGACATGGATTACACCATCGGCAACGAGGCCGAATGGAAATCGCTCTACCAGACCGAAAGCCTCCAGACCGCGCTCGATGAGGCGGCAATGATCTGCCCCGTCGTGGTCTGCACCCGCTCGGGCGACCCGGTGATCCTGATCCGCGAGGGCGAGCGCGTCGAGGTGCCGGTCGAGAAGGTCACGCCCGTCGATGCCACCGGGGCAGGGGACCAGTTCGCCGCCGGCTTCCTCTATGGCCTCGCCACAGGCCAAACGCTGGAAATGTCGGGCCGCATGGGCGTGACGGCGGCGGCAGAAGTCATCCGCCACATCGGCCCCCGCCCCAAGCGCCCGCTGCGCGAGGTGTTCCACGACGCGGGTCTGCTCTGA
- a CDS encoding sulfotransferase family protein yields the protein MGFPGTWMTESESVVYRVVPKCACSTIGQIMFYSDHGKFFDGDIHDSTSGLHKWAQEESQPLIEANVTAHQSYAFTCVRNPYTRILSSFFDKICGIQRNGKRYRGKLVPMLIQKYGIEVGSPEDEFDFDQIKSFRRFLLFARDTIRWRRPMDPDIHWSAMAGHVSTFIVNGGTYDNIFWTEKFNEGMQSVLDEIEVPHEVNIEDIPRFNESEGHGPKRAHPVEDYFDDLSMHLVYEIYKRDFHLFKYDFENPGNKMPTGEIDLEEVHAKLGD from the coding sequence ATGGGCTTTCCCGGCACGTGGATGACCGAGAGTGAGAGCGTTGTGTACCGGGTGGTGCCCAAGTGCGCCTGTTCGACGATCGGGCAGATCATGTTCTATTCCGATCACGGCAAGTTTTTTGACGGCGATATTCATGACAGCACAAGCGGGCTGCACAAATGGGCGCAGGAAGAGAGCCAGCCGCTGATCGAGGCGAATGTGACGGCGCATCAGAGCTACGCCTTCACCTGCGTGCGCAACCCCTACACCCGCATCCTCTCCAGCTTCTTTGACAAGATCTGCGGCATCCAGCGCAACGGCAAGCGCTACCGCGGCAAGCTGGTGCCGATGCTGATCCAGAAATACGGGATCGAGGTTGGCTCGCCGGAGGACGAGTTTGACTTCGACCAGATCAAGAGTTTCCGGCGGTTCCTGCTGTTTGCGCGCGATACCATTCGCTGGCGCCGCCCGATGGACCCGGACATTCACTGGAGCGCGATGGCCGGGCACGTGAGCACCTTCATCGTGAACGGTGGCACCTATGACAACATCTTCTGGACCGAGAAGTTCAACGAGGGGATGCAATCGGTGCTCGACGAGATCGAGGTGCCGCATGAGGTGAATATCGAGGATATTCCGAGATTTAACGAGAGCGAAGGGCACGGGCCCAAGCGGGCGCATCCGGTGGAGGATTACTTCGACGACCTGTCGATGCATCTCGTCTACGAGATCTACAAGCGGGACTTTCACCTGTTCAAATACGATTTCGAGAACCCGGGCAACAAGATGCCCACTGGCGAGATCGACCTTGAGGAGGTGCACGCCAAGCTGGGCGACTGA
- a CDS encoding DUF5928 domain-containing protein, with translation MARIAYILLCHKDPDAVIAQARSLTAVGDFMAIHFDARSKPEHFNRIREALKDNPNVTFARKRIKCGWGEWSLVQATLNTVESAVEAFPRATHFYMLSGDCQAIKSAEYAHEFLDREDADYIESFDYFNSDWIKTGMKEERLIYRHFLNERKNKWLFYKSLELQRAMGLSRNVPGDLQMMIGSQWWCLRRRTVEWVLEFTRQRRDVMRFFRSTWIPDETFFQTIVRHLVPENEIRCRTLTFLMFTDYGMPVTFYNDHYDLLLSQDFLFARKISPEASELKERLGMLYASEGQEFQISNEGRRLFHFLSGRGRIGRRFAPRFWETEASLGRGRELMIVLCKKWHVAKRLCERVRATTNIPVIEYLFNEEGTDLPDLGGIQTTLEKRTRHRRALMRMLFDYHDSDRLVICLDPSNIDLMQDFHSDKSVTKMLDIECDFTDDYLLGHARRVGLAGDQTPQDTLERLLPTIRYDIVFEKERIRDAGFEHLDRIRESASVEENVPPLARFFDIPIDTAWEIASTPHLFTD, from the coding sequence TTGGCCAGAATCGCCTACATCCTCCTCTGTCACAAGGATCCAGACGCGGTTATCGCTCAGGCCCGCAGCCTGACGGCGGTGGGCGACTTCATGGCGATTCACTTCGATGCCCGCTCCAAGCCCGAGCACTTCAACCGTATCCGCGAGGCCCTGAAGGACAACCCCAATGTCACCTTCGCCCGCAAGCGGATCAAATGCGGCTGGGGCGAGTGGAGCCTTGTGCAGGCCACGTTGAACACCGTGGAATCGGCGGTCGAAGCCTTCCCACGCGCCACCCATTTTTACATGCTCTCGGGCGATTGCCAGGCCATCAAATCGGCTGAATACGCCCATGAGTTCCTCGACCGGGAAGACGCCGACTACATCGAGAGCTTCGATTACTTCAACTCCGACTGGATCAAGACGGGGATGAAGGAGGAGCGGCTGATCTACCGCCACTTCCTCAACGAACGAAAGAACAAATGGCTGTTCTACAAAAGCCTTGAGCTGCAACGCGCCATGGGCCTTTCGCGCAATGTGCCCGGCGATCTGCAGATGATGATCGGCTCGCAATGGTGGTGCCTGCGCCGCCGCACGGTGGAATGGGTGCTGGAGTTCACCCGCCAGCGCCGCGACGTGATGCGCTTCTTCCGCTCCACATGGATCCCGGATGAAACCTTCTTCCAAACCATCGTGCGTCACCTCGTCCCCGAAAACGAGATCCGCTGCCGCACGCTCACCTTCCTGATGTTCACCGACTACGGCATGCCGGTCACCTTCTATAACGACCATTACGACCTGCTGCTCAGCCAGGATTTTCTCTTCGCCCGCAAGATCAGCCCCGAGGCAAGTGAACTCAAGGAGCGGCTGGGCATGCTCTACGCCTCTGAAGGGCAGGAGTTTCAGATCTCCAACGAGGGGCGGCGGCTGTTCCATTTCCTCTCCGGGCGGGGCCGGATCGGGCGCCGCTTTGCGCCCCGCTTCTGGGAGACCGAGGCCAGCCTGGGCCGTGGCCGCGAGCTGATGATCGTCCTGTGCAAAAAGTGGCACGTCGCCAAGCGCCTCTGCGAGCGGGTCCGGGCCACCACCAACATTCCGGTCATCGAGTATCTCTTCAACGAAGAGGGCACCGATCTGCCCGATCTCGGCGGCATCCAGACCACGCTGGAAAAGCGCACGCGCCACCGCCGTGCGCTGATGCGGATGCTGTTTGACTACCACGACAGTGACAGGCTGGTGATCTGCCTCGATCCCTCCAACATCGACCTGATGCAGGATTTCCACTCCGACAAGTCGGTCACCAAGATGCTCGATATCGAGTGCGATTTTACCGACGATTACCTGCTCGGCCACGCCCGCCGCGTTGGCTTGGCAGGCGATCAGACACCGCAAGACACGCTGGAGCGGCTGCTGCCGACAATCCGCTACGATATCGTTTTTGAAAAAGAGCGCATCCGCGACGCCGGCTTCGAGCACCTCGACCGCATCCGCGAAAGCGCCAGCGTCGAAGAAAACGTGCCCCCGCTCGCCCGCTTCTTCGACATCCCGATCGACACCGCGTGGGAAATTGCCTCCACGCCGCATCTCTTTACCGACTGA
- a CDS encoding HIT domain-containing protein produces MGYSYDPENIFAKILRGEIPNDTVLETEHSLAFRDLYPQAPVHVLVIPKGAYVSYDHFAQAASEAEIVDFTRAIGKVCEMEGVAAHAEGCRFISNAGSHGVQEVPHLHVHVLGGRPLGRMLNPA; encoded by the coding sequence ATGGGCTACAGCTACGACCCCGAGAACATCTTCGCCAAGATCCTGCGCGGCGAGATCCCAAACGACACAGTGCTGGAAACCGAGCACAGCCTCGCCTTCCGTGACCTCTATCCGCAAGCCCCGGTGCATGTTCTGGTCATCCCCAAGGGCGCTTACGTGAGCTACGACCACTTCGCGCAAGCGGCCAGCGAGGCCGAGATCGTCGATTTCACCCGCGCCATCGGCAAGGTCTGCGAGATGGAAGGGGTCGCGGCGCATGCCGAGGGCTGCCGCTTCATCTCCAACGCCGGATCCCACGGCGTGCAGGAAGTCCCCCATCTTCACGTCCACGTCCTCGGCGGCCGCCCCCTTGGCCGAATGCTGAACCCCGCCTGA
- a CDS encoding RimK family alpha-L-glutamate ligase, with protein MAQVGNGIEDARWLVAPTERARPFLRLMSEAGAAMGGRVVAEPLHGRFGFFITASGRAHPVHGAALGLNSDAAARLAGDKDYAAKALAYAGVPVPEHVIVLAGRDAAPGLAWAREESGFPLWVKPNDGHGGEGVVRVANADALSEAMAPLRAANRHVLLQVDVPGREFRVMVLEGRVVLAYERVGPAGGPGNLSAGAAVREGGPGPEAEALAVRAVEALGLRWGGVDVIVGEEAVVLEVNAAPGLDAYAQAGPAQWEAARHVIGAALEALAR; from the coding sequence ATGGCGCAAGTGGGCAACGGCATTGAGGATGCGCGGTGGCTTGTCGCGCCAACGGAGCGCGCGCGGCCCTTTCTGCGGCTGATGTCGGAGGCGGGCGCGGCGATGGGGGGCCGGGTGGTGGCAGAGCCGCTGCATGGACGGTTCGGGTTTTTCATCACGGCAAGCGGGCGGGCGCATCCGGTGCATGGGGCGGCCCTTGGGCTGAACAGCGATGCGGCGGCGCGGCTGGCGGGCGACAAGGATTATGCCGCCAAAGCGCTGGCCTACGCGGGCGTGCCGGTGCCCGAGCATGTGATTGTGCTGGCGGGCCGCGATGCGGCGCCGGGGCTGGCATGGGCGCGGGAGGAGAGCGGCTTTCCGCTTTGGGTGAAGCCGAATGACGGCCACGGCGGCGAAGGCGTGGTGCGGGTGGCGAATGCCGATGCGCTGAGCGAGGCGATGGCGCCGCTGCGTGCGGCGAACCGCCATGTGCTGCTTCAGGTGGATGTACCGGGCCGGGAGTTTCGGGTGATGGTGCTGGAGGGGCGCGTGGTGCTGGCCTACGAGCGGGTCGGCCCCGCCGGAGGGCCGGGCAACCTTTCAGCAGGCGCGGCGGTGCGCGAGGGCGGACCGGGGCCGGAGGCTGAGGCGCTGGCGGTGCGGGCGGTGGAGGCGCTTGGCCTGCGGTGGGGCGGCGTCGATGTGATTGTGGGAGAAGAGGCGGTGGTGCTGGAGGTGAACGCCGCGCCGGGGTTGGATGCCTATGCGCAGGCCGGGCCTGCGCAATGGGAGGCGGCGCGGCATGTGATTGGCGCCGCGCTGGAGGCTTTGGCGCGTTAG
- a CDS encoding zinc-finger domain-containing protein, translating into MPIDAPETEVVSAWRVACDGGEGALGHPRVWLSLSHETGEVECGYCDKKFIHESFAKAS; encoded by the coding sequence ATGCCGATCGACGCCCCCGAAACCGAAGTGGTCTCCGCCTGGCGCGTCGCCTGTGATGGCGGCGAAGGGGCACTTGGCCACCCCCGGGTCTGGCTGTCGCTTAGCCATGAAACCGGCGAAGTCGAATGCGGCTACTGCGACAAGAAGTTCATCCACGAAAGCTTCGCCAAGGCCTCCTGA
- a CDS encoding GNAT family N-acetyltransferase gives MQNSSVEIGGFEASEADQLGVIFFDAVRDGATEFYSLEQRQAWASKTPSGPSWVSRLAAQKTLVARKAGLPVGFMTLDSDGYIDLAFVAPGYQRQGIGGSLYARIEALAREANIACLHSQASYLVRGLFEQQGWEVVREQQIELAGVTLTNFLMEKRLDDPVKRTDVAVDSE, from the coding sequence ATGCAGAACTCCTCCGTAGAAATTGGTGGCTTCGAAGCGTCAGAAGCAGATCAACTCGGTGTCATATTCTTCGATGCAGTGCGCGATGGAGCGACTGAATTTTATAGCTTAGAGCAGCGACAGGCTTGGGCGTCAAAGACACCTTCGGGGCCGAGTTGGGTGTCGCGGCTGGCCGCTCAGAAAACGCTAGTTGCGCGGAAGGCGGGCCTACCCGTTGGCTTCATGACTTTAGATAGCGATGGCTACATAGATCTAGCTTTCGTCGCACCTGGATACCAACGGCAAGGTATCGGAGGGAGTCTTTACGCTCGGATCGAGGCATTGGCGCGTGAAGCCAATATCGCGTGCCTTCATTCTCAAGCGAGCTATCTCGTCCGAGGTCTTTTTGAGCAGCAGGGTTGGGAAGTCGTTCGCGAGCAGCAGATCGAACTGGCTGGCGTTACACTGACGAACTTTCTGATGGAGAAGCGCCTCGATGATCCAGTCAAGCGCACCGACGTTGCCGTAGATTCAGAGTAA
- a CDS encoding PaaI family thioesterase, which produces MSRKIAARPEELASFEQLTSMSGLAFMRGILSGEIAGPPISEVMTYWLDEVEDGRVVFRGAPEFAHANPMGGTHGGWYGTLLDSCMACAVMTKVPQGSWYTTLEYKVNITRAIPVGCEVLAIGETQHVGRSTGVARGEIVGVEDGRIYATGSTTCMIMTR; this is translated from the coding sequence ATGAGCAGGAAGATTGCGGCGAGGCCGGAGGAGCTGGCGAGCTTTGAGCAACTCACCTCGATGTCGGGGCTGGCCTTCATGCGGGGCATCCTCAGCGGAGAGATTGCGGGGCCGCCGATTTCGGAGGTGATGACCTATTGGCTGGATGAGGTGGAGGACGGGCGCGTGGTGTTTCGCGGTGCGCCCGAGTTTGCCCACGCCAACCCCATGGGCGGCACCCATGGCGGCTGGTATGGCACGCTGCTGGACAGCTGCATGGCCTGCGCGGTTATGACGAAGGTGCCACAGGGCAGCTGGTATACGACGTTGGAATACAAGGTGAATATCACCCGCGCGATCCCGGTGGGCTGCGAGGTGCTGGCGATTGGCGAGACCCAGCATGTGGGGCGCTCGACCGGCGTTGCGCGGGGCGAGATCGTGGGTGTGGAGGACGGGCGGATTTATGCGACCGGCTCGACGACCTGCATGATCATGACGCGGTGA